The DNA window GCGGTGCCCGCGATGCTCGACGTGCTGCAGCGGTGCTTCCCCCGCGAGTTCGAGGCGTGGAAGCCGAAGCTGCAGCAGATGGTCCCGTCGCTGGGCCTCAAGCTGTCGGACAACCCGGATCTGTTCCAGCAGGTCTGGGACTGGAGCAGCCGCTCGCTGCAGCTCGGCTCGGGCCGTCCCGCGGCGCACGCCGGCGACCGCGTCGTCGAATCCGCGACCGTCTGACGAACCCCTCACACTGCCGCGGCCCCGGGCTTCCGGGGCCGCGGCAGTGTGCTGTGACGGCGGCACGGTAAGGTGCTGCAACTGAAGAAACGTCTGCGGGGAAGTCCTGTGAGAATCAGGCGCGGTCCCGCCACTGTGAGGGCGATCGATCCGGTCGACCCGAAGCCAGAATGCCGCGGCGTTTCGCTTGGCCAAGCTCTCGGCGAGGAAACCGAGACGTGAAGGGATTCGACCGTTGCGTCACAGTCATCAGCCCACACCCGAACCGTCGGGGTTTCCGTTCAGTGCGATCGTCGGTCAGGATCGGCTCCGGCTGGCGCTGATCCTGTGCGCCGTCCACCCCGCGATCGGCGGCGTGCTGGTGCGGGGCGAGAAGGGCACCGCGAAGTCCACCGTCGTCCGGGCGCTCACCGCGCTGCTGCCGGAGGTGGAGGCCGCCGGCGAGCGGCGGCGGGCCCGGCTCGTCGAGCTGCCCGTGGGTGCGACCGAGGACCGGGTGGTCGGCTCGATCGACCTCGAGAAGGTGCTCCGCGACGGCGAACGCGCCTTCCAGCCCGGACTGCTGGCCGACGCGCACCAGGGCGTGCTCTACGTCGACGAGGTCAACCTGCTGCACGACCATCTCGTCGACGTCCTGCTCGACGCCGCCGCGATGGGGCGTGTGCACGTCGAACGTGACGGTGTCTCGCATTCGCACCCGGCGCGATTCGTGCTCGTCGGCACCATGAACCCCGAGGAGGGCGAACTGCGCCCGCAGCTGCTGGACCGCTTCGGGTTGGCCGTCGACGTCGCCGCCTCCCGGGAGGTGGACGTGCGCATGCAGGTGGTCCGTCGGCGCCTCGACTACGAGCGCGACCCCGACGGTTTCGCGGCCCGGTACGCCGAGGCCGACGCCGACCTGGCCCGCCGCATCGCCGCCGCCCGCGCCGCCGTCGAGGCGGTGGAGCTGTCCGACACCGAGCTGCGCCGAATCGCGTCGGTGTGCGCGTCGTTCGACGTCGAGGGCATGCGCGCCGACCTGGTGCTGGCGCGCACCGCCACCGCACACGCCGCGTGGCGCGGCGCGGACGCGGTCACCGAGGAGGACGTTCGCATCGCCGCGGAACTGACGCTGCCGCACCGCCGTCGGCGCGATCCCTTCGACGAACCCGGCCTCGACCCCGAGCAGCTCGACGACGCGATGGACCAGGCCGACGCCGACGCCCGCGCCCACGAGGACCCCGAACCCGACCCCGACGGTCCCGGTCCGGGCGGGCCCGGCGGCGAAACCCCCGACCAGGCACCCGACGCGCCGAAAAACACCTCATCCGAGCAGGATTCGTCCGAACCGGGTGCACGGCCCGGCGGCGAACGGGCCGCCGGAGCGCCGGGGCCGCAGTTCCGGGCCCGGCTGCTCGAGATCCCCGGTGTCGGTGACGGCGCCCCCGGCCGGCGCTCGCGGGCCCGGTCGAGCCGCGGCCGCGCGGTCCGGGCGACGACCGGGCGCGGCAACGGGGTGCACCTGGTGAGCACGTTGTTCGCCGCGGCCGAGCACCAGGTCGACCGGGGCCGGGTCGGCGGCCCGATGATCCTGGCGCCCAGCGACGTTCGGGGTGCGGTCCGGGAGGGGCGGGAGGGCAACCTGGTGCTGTTCGTCGTCGACGCGTCCGGTTCGATGGCCGCGCGCGACCGCCTGTCCGCGGTGACCGGGGCCGTCGTCTCGCTGCTGCGCGACGCCTACCAGCGCCGCGACAAGGTCGCGGTGATCACCGTGCGCGGCACCGCTGCCGAGCTGGTGTTGCCGCCCACGGCGTCGGTGGACGTCGCGGTGCGCCGCCTGCGGTCCATGCGGACCGGTGGACGCACACCGCTCGCCGAGGGATTCCTGCGCGCCCGGGACGTCGTGCTGCGCGAGCGGGTGCGCGATCCGCGTCGGCGCCCCCTCGTCGTGTCGCTCACCGACGGCCGCGCGACCGGGGGACCGGACGCCGTGTCACGCGCCAGGCGGGCGGCGCACCTGCTCGCCGAGACCGGTGCGGGCTCCATCGTCGTCGACTGCGAGACCGGGATGGTCCGGCTGGGCCTGGCCGCCGAACTGGCCCGGGCGTTGCACGGCGGCCACGTGCGCCTCGCGGAGCTGTCCGCCCAGCAGGTCGCCGGCGTCGTCCGCGCGGCTGCCTGAGAACACCTGCCCGAGAAAGGGATTGCAGATGCCGCAGGGCGTACCCGAGAACGTGCCGGCCGACGGGCTCACCACCCGCCAGCGCCGCAACCAGCCGGTCCTCGCAGTCCACACCGGACCGGGGAAGGGTAAGTCGACCGCGGCCTTCGGCATGGCGCTGCGGGCCTGGAACCAGGGGTTCGACATCGGCGTGTTCCAGTTCGTCAAGAGCGCCAAGTGGAAGGTGGGCGAGGAGGCCACGTTCCGCGCGCTCGGCGAACTGCACGAGAGCAGTGGTGTCGGCGGCCCGGTGAGCTGGCACAAGATGGGCGAGGGCTGGTCGTGGACCCGCAAGCACGGGACCGAGGAGGACCATGCCGCCGCGGCCCTCGAAGGTTGGCGGGAGATCGCGCGGCGACTGGCCGCCCAGACGCACCGGTTCTACGTGCTCGACGAATTCACCTACCCGCTCAAGTGGGGCTGGGTGGACACCGACGAGGTGGTCGAGGTGCTGCGCAACCGGCCCGGCAACCAGCACGTGGTCGTCACCGGCCGGGATGCCCCCCGGGCGCTCGTCGCCGCGGCGGACCTGGTGACTGAGATGACCAAGATCAGGCATCCGATGGACGCGGGGCGCAAGGGCCAACGCGGGATCGAATGGTGAGGTCCACCCCGGCCGTCGTGATCGCGGCGCCCGCGTCGGGCAGCGGCAAGACCACCGTCGCCACCGGGCTCGTCGGGGCGCTGCGCGCCGCTGGTGACCGGGTCGCGCCGTTCAAGGTTGGCCCCGACTACATCGATCCCGGCTACCACGCGCTCGCGGCGGGCCGCCCCGGACGCAACCTCGACACCGTGCTGGTCGGCGCGGACCGGATCGGGCCGCTGTTCCGGCACGGCAGCGACGACTGCGACGTCGCGGTGGTCGAGGGCGTGATGGGACTGTTCGACGGCAAGATCGACCCGGGATCCACCGAGCCGTCGGCGGAGGGATCGACCGCGCAGGTCGCCGCCGCGCTGGGGGCACCGGTGGTCCTGGTGATCGACGCCCGCGGGCACAGCCAGAGCCTGGCCGCCGTCCTGCACGGTTTCGCCACGTACGACGCGGCGGTGCGTATCGGTGGGGTGATCCTCAACCGGGTCGGCAGCGCGCGGCACGAGCGGGTGCTGCGGCAGGCGTGCGATCGGGTCGGGTTGCCGGTCCTGGGATCGGTGCCGCGACTGGCCGAGCTCGAGGTGCCGTCGCGGCACCTGGGCCTGGTACCCGCCGTCGAGCACGGACGCGCCGCGCTCGACGCCGTCGCCGCCATGACCGAACTGGCTGCGGCGCATCTGGATCTGCCCGCGATCCGGGCCCTCGCGCGCTCGTCGGTGGGCGAGGCCGGGTGGGACCCGAGCGCCGAGGTGGGGTCGGTGCCCGCCGGGCCACGCCCGCGCATCGCGCTCGCCGGCGGGGTCGCGTTCACCTTCGGCTACGCGGAGCACCGTGAACTACTCGAGGCCGCGGGCGCCGACGTGGTGACGTTCGACCCGCTGCAGGACGAACTGCCTTCCGGGACAACCGGCCTGGTACTGCCGGGCGGCTTCCCCGAGGAGCACGCGGTGGCACTGTCGGCGAACAGGCCGCTGCTCGGGCAGGTGCGGACCC is part of the Rhodococcus sp. SGAir0479 genome and encodes:
- the cobO gene encoding cob(I)yrinic acid a,c-diamide adenosyltransferase, which translates into the protein MPQGVPENVPADGLTTRQRRNQPVLAVHTGPGKGKSTAAFGMALRAWNQGFDIGVFQFVKSAKWKVGEEATFRALGELHESSGVGGPVSWHKMGEGWSWTRKHGTEEDHAAAALEGWREIARRLAAQTHRFYVLDEFTYPLKWGWVDTDEVVEVLRNRPGNQHVVVTGRDAPRALVAAADLVTEMTKIRHPMDAGRKGQRGIEW
- a CDS encoding cobyrinate a,c-diamide synthase, translated to MVRSTPAVVIAAPASGSGKTTVATGLVGALRAAGDRVAPFKVGPDYIDPGYHALAAGRPGRNLDTVLVGADRIGPLFRHGSDDCDVAVVEGVMGLFDGKIDPGSTEPSAEGSTAQVAAALGAPVVLVIDARGHSQSLAAVLHGFATYDAAVRIGGVILNRVGSARHERVLRQACDRVGLPVLGSVPRLAELEVPSRHLGLVPAVEHGRAALDAVAAMTELAAAHLDLPAIRALARSSVGEAGWDPSAEVGSVPAGPRPRIALAGGVAFTFGYAEHRELLEAAGADVVTFDPLQDELPSGTTGLVLPGGFPEEHAVALSANRPLLGQVRTLALDGAPIHAECAGLLYLTRSLDGHPMAGVIDVDARFGSRLTLGYREAVAVSDSVLFDAGTRVTGHEFHRTALAVASADRFAPAWGWRAWDAGATREGFVGGTAGTVHASYLHTHPAGNPQSVRRFVAAARG
- a CDS encoding VWA domain-containing protein, translated to MRHSHQPTPEPSGFPFSAIVGQDRLRLALILCAVHPAIGGVLVRGEKGTAKSTVVRALTALLPEVEAAGERRRARLVELPVGATEDRVVGSIDLEKVLRDGERAFQPGLLADAHQGVLYVDEVNLLHDHLVDVLLDAAAMGRVHVERDGVSHSHPARFVLVGTMNPEEGELRPQLLDRFGLAVDVAASREVDVRMQVVRRRLDYERDPDGFAARYAEADADLARRIAAARAAVEAVELSDTELRRIASVCASFDVEGMRADLVLARTATAHAAWRGADAVTEEDVRIAAELTLPHRRRRDPFDEPGLDPEQLDDAMDQADADARAHEDPEPDPDGPGPGGPGGETPDQAPDAPKNTSSEQDSSEPGARPGGERAAGAPGPQFRARLLEIPGVGDGAPGRRSRARSSRGRAVRATTGRGNGVHLVSTLFAAAEHQVDRGRVGGPMILAPSDVRGAVREGREGNLVLFVVDASGSMAARDRLSAVTGAVVSLLRDAYQRRDKVAVITVRGTAAELVLPPTASVDVAVRRLRSMRTGGRTPLAEGFLRARDVVLRERVRDPRRRPLVVSLTDGRATGGPDAVSRARRAAHLLAETGAGSIVVDCETGMVRLGLAAELARALHGGHVRLAELSAQQVAGVVRAAA